In Oryzias melastigma strain HK-1 unplaced genomic scaffold, ASM292280v2 sc00345, whole genome shotgun sequence, one genomic interval encodes:
- the derl2 gene encoding derlin-2: MAYQTLQQEYLQIPVVTRAYTTACVLTTAAVQLEIITPFQLYFNPDLILRNYQVWRLITNFLFFGPVGFNFLFNMIFLYRYCRMLEEGSFRGRTADFVFMFLFGGLLMTIFGTFVNLVFLGQAFTIMLVYVWSRRNPNVRMNFFGLLNFQAPFLPWVLMGFSLLLGNSIIVDLLGIAVGHVYFFLEDVFPNQPGGGRWLRTPSIIKMLFDTPEEDANYNPLPEERPGGFAWGEGQRLGG; the protein is encoded by the exons ATGGCTTACCAGACCCTGCAGCAGGAGTATTTACAGATTCCTGTCGTCACCAGAGCTTACACCACGGCCTGCGTCCTCACGACTGCTGCAGTG CAACTGGAGATCATCACACCTTTTCAGCTCTACTTCAATCCCGATTTGATTCTGAGGAATTACCAG gTATGGCGACTAATAAcgaacttcctgttttttggtCCAGTTGGCTTCAATTTCCTGTTTAATATGATTTTTCT CTACAGATACTGCCGGATGCTGGAGGAGGGCTCCTTCAGGGGACGGACGGCTGACTTCGTCTTCATGTTCCTCTTCGGCGGCCTTCTGATGACT ATTTTTGGCACGTTTGTGAATCTGGTCTTCCTGGGACAAGCCTTCACCATAATGCTAGTTTACGTGTGGAGTCGAAGGAATCCCAACGTCCGCATGAACTTTTTCGGCCTGCTCAACTTCCAGGCTCCGTTCTTGCCCTGGGTGCTGATGGGGTTCTCCCTTCTGCTCGGAAACTCCATCATCGTGGATCTTTTAG gGATTGCGGTGGGCCACGTGTACTTTTTCCTAGAAGATGTTTTTCCCAACCAGCCAGGTGGTGGGAGGTGGCTCCGGACCCCATCCATCAT aaaAATGCTGTTCGACACTCCAGAGGAAGATGCCAACTACAACCCGCTGCCTGAGGAGCGGCCTGGAGGTTTTGCCTGGGGAGAAGGACAGCGCCTCGGAGGATAA